The Bacteroidales bacterium genome contains the following window.
GTATTGTTTCTTGAATAATGTTAATGCCATTAATTTCCCCTTTTCTTTTGCCTATTGCGATGACCTCATGGCCATGTTTCGTTAAACTTTCAATGGCTTTGTATGCGTAACGGTTGGGATTGGGGCTTGCCCCTAAAACTAATGTTTTTATCATTTGTAACTATTTTTTTAGATAAATGTCAGAACTTGTCTTGTCATACTGACGAAATGGGATATGCCATTCGAATAAAGAGCAAGGCTTATTAGTGAGTGATAATTTCATTTTCGGTTGGTGTATATTCGTCCTCATGGCTATTTCATAAATCTAAATTAAAGATATTAAAAAAAGAGGCCTTGCCTCTTGCAAAAATATTTTAATTTTATGACTTAAAAAATGTTTTAATGAATTTTTTTGTATATCTTTACGAAGTTAAAAAATAAGCATAATAAGTAGTTAAATGCTTAAATTTCAATTAATATGAAAAGTAAGTCATGTTCTAATTCACCTTCATGTGAAGATTGTGTAATAAACAATATTTCGGTTTTTAATAAACTGACAGTCGATGAGTTAAACTTACTGAATTTCGAAAAAGTTTGCCATGTATATAAAAAGGGTACCATAATTTATAATGAAGGAAGCCGTATTAGTGGTTGTTATTGTATTCATAAAGGAATAATTAAGCTTTATAAAACCGGATTTGAAGGCAGGGAACACATTATTCGTTTTGCCAAAAAAGGCGAAATTATTGGTTACCGCTCATTATTGAGCAACGATTTTGCTTGTCATACAGCAAAAGTCTTAGAAGATGCACAGGTATGTTTTGTCCCAGGCGAAACGCTCTTCAAATTATTAGAAAATAATTCAAAATTTTCGATGGAAATGCTAAAATTAGCTTGTGTGGAGTTGGGTGAGGCAAATGCATTTATAACCGATATTGCTCAAAAAACAGTTCGCGAACGATTAGCAGAAGTTTTATTAATTCTTAAAGATTCTTTTGGCTTAGACGAAGAAAAAAATCTTCAAATAGTTCTTACACGCGAAGAAATTGGTAATATTATTGGTACTGCAACCGAATCAGTTATTCGTCTTTTAAGTGAGTTCAAAGAAAATAATTGGATCGAAATTAATGGACGGAAAATTAAGATCCTCGACGTTAAAGCGATTCAAAAGGTTG
Protein-coding sequences here:
- a CDS encoding Crp/Fnr family transcriptional regulator translates to MKSKSCSNSPSCEDCVINNISVFNKLTVDELNLLNFEKVCHVYKKGTIIYNEGSRISGCYCIHKGIIKLYKTGFEGREHIIRFAKKGEIIGYRSLLSNDFACHTAKVLEDAQVCFVPGETLFKLLENNSKFSMEMLKLACVELGEANAFITDIAQKTVRERLAEVLLILKDSFGLDEEKNLQIVLTREEIGNIIGTATESVIRLLSEFKENNWIEINGRKIKILDVKAIQKVAAKK